The genomic window TTTCGATCGTTCGATTGCGCGCGTCGGGCGTGAACGGCGACGCGGCCATGATCCGGGCCACGTCGGCTCGCGGAATCGACCCCGAGACGGAATCGCCGCCCTCGCCCACGAGGACTTCGCCGCTCGGCGGTCTGTTCGTGAGGCTGCCGGGACGAACGATCGTGTATCCCAGCCCCGATCGGCGCAGCGAGGTCTCGGCGTCCCGTTTGGCACGCAGCGAGCCCCGGATCGCGAGCCGCGACGGCAGCGACAGCCCCGCCCTCGAGTTTCCGACGCCGATCGCGCTCTCGAAGACGAAATAGGAGATTCCCTCCGCCACGGCGGCGGTGATGAGGTTGATGACGCCCGTCCGATCGACCAGCTTGCCGCCGATCGCGTGCCGCAGGCTCGGCGGCGTACCGAGCGCACAGTAGACGATGTCACAGCCCTCGACCGCCTGCACAGCGTCGGCCGACTCGAAGAAATCGGCGACGATCACCTCGTCCGCCCCGTGTCGCTC from Natrinema versiforme includes these protein-coding regions:
- a CDS encoding NAD(P)-binding oxidoreductase, whose product is MAGSHTPDRVLIAGASGDTGHELLSVLRPTELTVRAITRSYAAADTLERHGADEVIVADFFESADAVQAVEGCDIVYCALGTPPSLRHAIGGKLVDRTGVINLITAAVAEGISYFVFESAIGVGNSRAGLSLPSRLAIRGSLRAKRDAETSLRRSGLGYTIVRPGSLTNRPPSGEVLVGEGGDSVSGSIPRADVARIMAASPFTPDARNRTIEIVSREGLSGTPKRLVDIDWGDDALTVPRERSRA